The proteins below come from a single Biomphalaria glabrata chromosome 10, xgBioGlab47.1, whole genome shotgun sequence genomic window:
- the LOC129928566 gene encoding probable serine/threonine-protein kinase MARK-A, whose product MAANMSSLIDDVLEQDIFEELNLSEVAVLGVGAYGKVVLAVSKDDPNEKLALKMFSLSEDAADEDARKVDEETKRMFCKEVQVMKGLHHCSIMPLLYSVQAPDCLALVMPACERGAVADAITTLLPSQQLKYIRQLCQAIHYLHEKNTVHLDIKANNILIDDDDNILLSDFGFSRVLPNKHVEIFVELGTEYYRAPETYSDERVNPFKVDMYAFGMTCWTIVMKTRPSKVDFLDIIRTSLGVPYIYRRMVTFLLQADPDHRPSAAQVLEIVSKL is encoded by the exons ATGGCTGCCAACATGAGTTCTTTGATTGACGATGTTCTTGAGCAAGACATCTTTGAAGAATTGAATCTCTCCGAAGTAGCAGTGCTGGGCGTCGGCGCCTATGGAAAAGTCGTTCTGGCCGTCTCGAAAGACGACCCGAACGAAAAGCtggcactcaaaatgttttctttaagtgAAGATGCAGCGGATGAAGACGCCAGAAAGGTGGATGAGGAAACAAAGAGAATGTTCTGTAAGGAGGTCCAGGTCATGAAAGGTCTCCACCACTGCAGCATCATGCCTCTTCTCTATTCGGTACAAGCACCAGATTGTTTGGCACTGGTGATGCCAGCGTGCGAGCGTGGTGCAGTTGCAGATGCCATTACAACTCTACTCCCAAGTCAGCAGCTTAAATATATAAGACAG CTCTGTCAGGCCATACACTACCTCCATGAGAAAAACACGGTCCATCTTGATATCAAAGCAAACAACATCCTGATTGACGACGACGACAACATTCTTCTCTCAGACTTTGGCTTCTCTCGAGTTCTTCCAAACAAGCATGTGGAAATCTTTGTAGAGCTCGGAACCGAGTATTACAGAGCTCCAGAAACATACTCTGATGAAAGAGTCAATCCTTTCAAG GTGGATATGTACGCCTTTGGAATGACCTGTTGGACTATAGTGATGAAAACAAGACCTTCAAAAGTGGACTTTCTGGACATCATAAGAACCAGCTTGGGCGTGCCTTACATATACAG AAGGATGGTGACTTTCCTCCTGCAAGCTGACCCCGACCACAGGCCTTCCGCTGCTCAGGTCCTTGAAATAGTTTCTAAACTATAA
- the LOC106064793 gene encoding uncharacterized protein LOC106064793 yields the protein MKLIHLIIFASVFLSGHSQSTSCDGKADILLIVDASGSIGLDDFGKMKQFLANFVVQFSIGKDFIQFSQIVFSSDSNISFGFNKYLTGSSLKNALLNTTYIGGGTETGKALNQARTLGFTSANGARADVPKLALVFTDGQSNDGNLTSIEAHLLKDSGVVVLAIGIGVKINYKELQDMATRASYVFNVSSYQELYSSIDRFSNIICKAQIDASNSNSSLVCLGQTDGVYAASLTECLDGYYYNCVNQTAIQRRCNTSSLYLDDNNQSYTAVMVFDQASQTCQLTSNSCPRGHPTQLTVADICDECQYNGGFGYDSDPDYCDTFYQCMPDLKPIKKLCPAGTFWDGDRCNFIDAVKCSKAVCTSATQGVTYPSGRCCNKYYECYNSKLYERLCPTDQFYDSVTRRCGPTANKNATCESLGRFECDVNRYLGLPSCNGYAPDPFGNPCKYQFNGYSFQVAAGTVWSQKVCSLVPDYMRACVVMSNERAFEPTNGTCNANFLASYNSGSKAVFSERAGTNIDIATTQQEVLLTNNALTFTAAMVSPYFYYYFFNNKDMGIDTAFRVRFSLQGGQDGKTYDILSNSYCSLCPDTIKFTVYQSSVNSYVVTATFLTTERATVETSATISNVNPSNLLELTVVYSDTSVYGKLYEVNTANTVVRTVDFGRVGKTGGVHIATNKCGIQLGRGANNHFVGIIDEFAIYEKCLTINQVFRP from the exons CGACTTCCTGTGACGGCAAAGCTGATATTCTGCTTATTGTCGATGCTTCTGGAAGTATTGGGTTAGACGACTTTggaaaaatgaaacaattccTTGCGAACTTTGTGGTGCAATTTTCTATAGGCAAAGATTTCATCCAATTTAGTCAGATCGTCTTCAGCTCAGATAGCAATATTTCGTTCGGTTTCAACAAATATTTAACCGGTTCCTCTTTAAAAAAC gcACTATTAAACACCACGTATATCGGAGGAGGTACAGAGACTGGGAAAGCCCTCAATCAAGCAAGAACGCTTGGGTTCACGTCTGCTAATGGAGCCAGAGCAGATGTCCCTAAACTCGCTCTAGTTTTCACTGACGGTCAATCAAATGATG GAAACTTGACCAGTATAGAGGCTCATCTTTTGAAAGATTCAGGAGTGGTCGTTTTAGCTATAGGTATCGGAGTAAAGATAAATTATAAAGAACTGCAAGACATGGCTACAAGAGCATCGTATGTGTTTAACGTCAGCAGCTATCAGGAACTTTACAGCAGCATCGACCGTTTCTCCAACATTATTTGTAAAG ctCAGATTGATGCAAGCAACTCCAACAGTTCCCTTGTCTGTCTTGGTCAAACTGACGGGGTCTACGCCGCTTCATTGACAGAGTGCCTTGATGGCTATTACTATAACTGTGTCAATCAAACTGCAATTCAGAG ACGATGTAACACAAGTTCCTTGTATCTCGATGATAATAACCAGAGTTACACTGCAGTAATGGTCTTTGACCAAGCCTCTCAAACTTGTCAGCTCACTTCCAACTCTTGTCCCAGAGGTCATCCAACTCAACTCACTGTTGCAG ATATTTGCGATGAATGCCAATACAATGGAGGGTTTGGCTACGACTCTGATCCCGATTACTGCGACACCTTCTACCAGTGCATGCCAGACTTGAAACCCATCAAGAAGCTTTGTCCTGCAGGGACATTCTGGGACGGCGACCGCTGCAACTTCATTGATGCTGTTAAATGTTCTAAAG CTGTCTGTACATCAGCTACACAGGGCGTCACCTACCCCAGCGGCAGATGTTGTAACAAGTATTACGAGTGTTACAATAGTAAGCTGTACGAGAGACTTTGCCCAACAG ATCAGTTCTACGATTCTGTTACGAGACGGTGCGGTCCAACCGCTAATAAAAATGCTACATGTGAAAGTCTGGGAAGATTTGAGTGTGACGTCAACAGATACCTAG GTCTACCCTCTTGCAATGGTTACGCCCCTGATCCCTTCGGTAACCCCTGCAA GTATCAATTCAATGGCTATTCATTTCAAGTAGCAGCAGGCACAGTATGGAGTCAAAAGGTCTGCTCACTTGTTCCAGACTATATGAGAGCCTGTGTCGTCATGAGCAACGAGAGAGCCTTTGAac CAACTAATGGTACCTGTAACGCTAACTTCCTGGCATCCTACAACAGCGGTTCTAAAGCTGTTTTCAGTGAGAGGGCTGGCACCAACATTGACATCGCTACCACCCAACAGGAAGTTCTGCTGACCAACAACGCCCTGACCTTCACCGCCGCCATGGTCAGCCCTTATTTCTACTACTACTTTTTTAACAACAAAGATATGGGCATCGACACTGCCTTCAGAGTCAGGTTCAGCCTCCAG GGCGGTCAAGACGGTAAAACCTACGATATCCTGTCTAACAGCTACTGCTCCCTGTGTCCAGACACCATCAAATTCACAGTCTACCAATCCAGCGTCAACAGCTACGTTGTGACAGCCACATTCTTGACCACTGAGAGAGCCACAGTGGAGACATCAGCCACCATCAGCAATGTC AATCCCAGCAACCTCCTGGAGTTGACTGTTGTCTATAGCGACACTTCCGTGTACGGTAAACTTTATGAAGTGAACACGGCAAACACTGTAGTCAGGACAGTTGACTTCGGCAGAGTTGGCAAGACAGGAGGAG tcCACATCGCTACCAATAAATGCGGTATCCAGCTTGGTAGAGGCGCCAACAATCACTTTGTTGGTATCATTGATGAA TTCGCTATTTACGAGAAATGTTTAACTATCAATCAAGTCTTCCGACCATAG